A genomic stretch from Lathyrus oleraceus cultivar Zhongwan6 chromosome 2, CAAS_Psat_ZW6_1.0, whole genome shotgun sequence includes:
- the LOC127120437 gene encoding cytochrome P450 81E8 gives MRLIQKLAEKSQSNFTKVKLRTLFSELTFNTIMRMVCGKRFYDDESDEAKKFRDVMNDLREYGLDSHLGDFVPLFRLFDFSGAYNKLKKVGEKMDALFQGLVNEHRKDRKENKNTMIDHLLSLQESQPDYYSDQIIKGLIMALIVAGTETSSITLEWAMANLLNHLEILEKAIVELENHIGEERLIEEGEATKLRYLQNIICETLRLHPAAIMLLPHLSSEDCTVGGFDVPCNTMLTVNAWAIHRDPDLWADPTSFKPERFEGNRQAEMCGFMPFGMGRRACPGSGLALRTLGLTLGSLIQCFEWKRIGEEEVDMREGRGTLVPMAVPLEAQCKARPIINKIFS, from the exons ATGAGGCTAATCCAAAAGCTGGCCGAAAAATCTCAAAGTAACTTCACAAAAGTTAAGCTCAGAACTTTGTTTTCTGAGCTAACATTTAACACCATCATGAGAATGGTTTGTGGCAAACGGTTTTACGACGATGAATCTGATGAGGCAAAGAAGTTTCGAGATGTGATGAATGACTTGCGAGAGTATGGATTGGATTCACACCTTGGTGATTTTGTGCCTTTGTTTAGGTTGTTTGATTTTAGTGGTGCATATAACAAGTTGAAAAAAGTTGGAGAGAAGATGGATGCACTTTTTCAAGGACTGGTTAATGAACATCGTAAAGACAGAAAGGAAAATAAGAATACAATGATTGATCATCTACTTTCTTTGCAAGAATCACAACCTGATTATTACAGTGATCAAATTATCAAAGGCCTTATTATG GCATTGATAGTTGCGGGAACAGAAACTTCGTCTATAACGTTAGAGTGGGCGATGGCTAATTTATTAAACCATCTGGAAATATTGGAAAAAGCGATAGTTGAATTGGAGAATCATATTGGAGAAGAGAGGTTAATTGAGGAAGGTGAAGCTACCAAATTACGATATCTTCAAAATATCATCTGTGAGACTCTACGGTTGCATCCAGCGGCAATAATGTTGTTGCCACATTTATCATCGGAAGATTGTACCGTGGGAGGATTTGATGTGCCATGTAATACAATGTTGACGGTGAACGCGTGGGCTATTCATAGGGATCCTGATTTGTGGGCTGACCCGACGAGCTTTAAGCCCGAGAGGTTTGAGGGTAATCGACAAGCGGAGATGTGTGGGTTTATGCCTTTTGGGATGGGGAGGAGGGCTTGTCCTGGGTCGGGCTTGGCTTTAAGAACTTTGGGCTTGACATTGGGGTCGTTGATTCAATGCTTTGAGTGGAAAAGGATTGGCGAGGAAGAAGTTGACATGAGGGAAGGACGTGGAACTCTTGTGCCTATGGCTGTTCCATTGGAGGCACAATGCAAAGCTCGTCCAATAATCAATAAGATTTTCTCTTAA